The Treponema primitia ZAS-1 DNA segment CGGAATCCGCCGCAGATACAACTCATAAAAATCAGGCAGGCTGATAAACGTAATATGATGCTGCAAAAGATCAAACAGGATAGTTTGGATGGACGATGATATATTCTTCTCATTAAGAATAACCACGGTCTGTATCTTATATTCCTTAATATTGCTGACAAATACTGCAGGGTCCCGTATAACCGGAACATTACAGAACCGGTCTTCGGGGTAATTTTCGTCATAAAAAAAACGCGCCGTATAACTCATGTATGAAAAATTATGGGAATTGTTCAGCACATCAATTACCGAATCATTTATGCCGGCAAAGGCAATGTCAGTGCTGGAAAAATAGGTAAGCGTAACTTTGTTGAAAATCCAGCGCCATACTGCAAGAAGAAAAAAGGCAACCGTGGAATAAATTGCCAAAATTGTTTTTGGCACAACCCGAGCCTGCAGATTCAGATAAAAGAATGCAAAACCGATTAAGAGGCATAAAAGCGCGCACAGGGCGATACGAGATAAGGCCCGGTATCCAGTATAGGGCACTTCTAGTGAATAGAGCCCGGCGGTATACAGACTGATAACCCAGGCTGCAATAATCGGGATAAAATAACCAAAGTGACGCTGGAACCGGTGGGAAGAGGGTATTTTCCAGTCCCGTATCAGCAAAGCCAAATATATCGCTGCGATAAGCAGGATGATATCTATAAGCGCTATTAATAATTGCCGTTTCTTCCGCGATATTTTCATATTGTTGTCTACAAAACACCAATTTCAGACAAAAGGCTTGCGAACTCTTTGCAATTATCTTTTTGATACACATTACAAAGGCTATTTAGCCGATCCCGTTCAGAC contains these protein-coding regions:
- a CDS encoding sugar transferase, whose protein sequence is MKISRKKRQLLIALIDIILLIAAIYLALLIRDWKIPSSHRFQRHFGYFIPIIAAWVISLYTAGLYSLEVPYTGYRALSRIALCALLCLLIGFAFFYLNLQARVVPKTILAIYSTVAFFLLAVWRWIFNKVTLTYFSSTDIAFAGINDSVIDVLNNSHNFSYMSYTARFFYDENYPEDRFCNVPVIRDPAVFVSNIKEYKIQTVVILNEKNISSSIQTILFDLLQHHITFISLPDFYELYLRRIPVGAINELWFLKSIDFNAKNIYQFIKRLGDIFLALCLLTVSLPFWPFIMLIIKLESPGPVFFKQTRTGYLGRQFGIVKFRTMSVADNTHEPTKRNDLRVTVFGRFLRRTRIDEIPQFFNILKGEMSFIGPRPERPELIAELEQEIPFYRQRLLVKPGVSGWDQVSGEYHSPSKGDTYKKLQYDLYYIKNVSFFLDVSIFFKTLVIVCVQAGV